One window of the Microplitis demolitor isolate Queensland-Clemson2020A chromosome 10, iyMicDemo2.1a, whole genome shotgun sequence genome contains the following:
- the LOC103570020 gene encoding equilibrative nucleoside transporter 1, translated as MAGTYKQRDFRAGIEDQSLINELTARKIVVREPVRLSPGWEGTDKPDDELNFRSLTMDQVDLELNPPKDRLNIVFIIMILHGIGTLMPWNMFITARNYFEKYKFSTNYTGVNTTYGGNYVSSVSFAAQVPNVIFNWINIFMPLGGDLTTRIVWGIFMQVLIFVETIVMAMLDTSGWPGVFFWITMFSVVVLNTFNGIYQNSVYGMAAKLPGKYTGAVVLGSNISGTFTAVIDLISILATPNLRTAAIYYFLTALFVLLACFDTYFALPINRFYRYHEMLFQKEKQKRELETKSKIHGKTPYWTIFKQCFPQLFNIFFIFFITLSLFPAVHSSIQKSDPKFLVDDKIYMSVMCFMTFNITAMIGSSVASYVQWPKKEWLVVPVVMRVLFIPLFLSCNYQPPKEFVRTLPVYIDNDWIYFVIAVIMGLSSGYLSSLGMMYCPSMVDSRYASTAGMFAAAFLITGIFTGVLFAMAMPSVVSLSLWG; from the exons atggCTGGTACGTATAAACAGAGAGATTTTAGAGCTGGAATTGAAGACCAGAGTCTTATCAATGAATTGACTGCACGAAAAATAGTAGTAAGGg AACCAGTTAGACTATCTCCTGGTTGGGAAGGCACAGATAAACCAGACGACGAGTTAAATTTTCGAAGTCTGACAATGGACCAAGTTGACCTGGAATTAAATCCTCCGAAGGATAGACTTAAtatagtatttattataatgatactTCATGGAATTGGAACCCTTATGCCTTGGAATATGTTTATCACTGCTAGGAAT tactttgaaaaatataaattttcaacaaattacaCGGGTGTTAATACAACATATGGAGGAAATTATGTATCTAGTGTTAGCTTTGCAGCCCAAGTTCccaatgttatttttaactggattaatatttttatgccCCTAGG gGGAGATTTGACCACTAGAATTGTATGGGGAATTTTTATGCAAGTACTAATATTTGTTGAAACAATTGTAATGGCTATGCTTGATACATCCGGTTGGCCAGGAGTTTTCTTTTGGATTACCATGTTTTCAGTTGTTGTTTTAAATA ctTTCAATGGTATTTATCAGAACTCAGTGTATGGTATGGCAGCAAAATTACCTGGAAAATATACCGGTGCTGTTGTATTGGGATCT aatatTAGTGGAACCTTTACGGCAGTAATTGATCTTATCTCTATATTGGCGACGCCAAACCTCAGAACTGCAGCTATTTACTACTTTCTGACGGCACTTTTTGTTCTATTGGCGTGTTTCGATACTTATTTTGCGTTACCGATCAAt AGATTTTATAGATACCATGAAATGTTGTTTCAAAAAGAGAAACAAAAAAGAGAGTTAGaaacaaaatcaaaaattcatgGGAAAACGCCATACTGGACTATATTCAAGCAATGTTTTCCACAattgtttaatatatttttcattttcttcattACTTTGAGTCTGTTTCCGGCAGTTCATTCTAGTATTCAAAAATCAGATCCAAAGTTTTTAGTAGACGATAAAATTTACATGAGTGTCATGTGTTTTATGACCTTCAATATAACTGCTATGATTGGTAGCTCCGTCGCTTCTTATGTGCAatgg ccaaaGAAAGAGTGGCTAGTAGTTCCAGTTGTAATGCGCGTATTGTTTATCCCCCTATTTTTATCATGTAATTATCAGCCACCAAAAGAATTCGTCAGAACTTTACCAGTCTACATAGACAACGACTGGATTTATTTCGTAATCGCAGTAATAATGGGCCTCAGCAGCGGTTATCTTTCGTCTCTCGGTATGATGTACTGCCCATC aatggTCGATTCTCGATATGCATCTACTGCGGGAATGTTTGCCGCCGCGTTTCTCATCACTGGAATTTTTACTGGTGTTCTTTTCGCCATGGCCATGCCGTCAGTAGTATCTCTGTCTTTGTGGGGATGA
- the LOC103570019 gene encoding E3 ubiquitin-protein transferase MAEA, translating to MSDIKSMEHPTLKVPYELLNKKFRSTQKALDREVSHVQTAANELEKGINNNNGHATTGEISRLLGGVVAKLQALKRKAEESISEELQTGMVCKRRLDHLKDHGSSSPSVVNQWRRQRLDRMLVEYFLRKGYYKTAMKLADTTELRDLTNIDVFMVSREVEISLANHETARCLGWCHDNKSKLRKLGSTMEFNLRVQEFIELVRADRRLDAVKHARKCFANYDEYQLQEIQSCMGQLAFPANPYLSPYKDLLDEKRWDRLIEQFRHENYRLFQLASQSVFTVALQAGLSALKTLQCYGANKECKNPSCPVCNETLNELATPLPFAHCSQSRLVCSISGEPLNEYNQPMMMPNGYVYGEKALEKMAQENNGAVICPKTKEVFPFKKIEKIYVM from the exons ATGTCGGACATAAAAAGTATGGAGCACCCGACTTTGaag GTGCCATACGAattactgaataaaaaattccgtTCGACGCAAAAAGCTTTGGATCGAGAAGTATCGCATGTACAGACAGCTGCTAATGAGTTGGAGAaaggaataaataataataatggacaTGCAACAACTGGAGAGATAAGTCGTTTATTAGGTGGTGTCGTGGCTAAATTGCAGGCATTGAAGAGAAAGGCGGAGGAATCTATTTCTGAAGAATTACAAACTGGTATGGTTTGTAAAAGACGTTTAGACCATTTAAAAGATCATGGTAGTTCATCACCAAGTGTTGTCAATCAATGGCGAAGACAGAGACTTGACAGGATGcttgttgaatattttttaagaaaggGATATTACAAAACAGCTATGAAACTCGCTGACACTACTGAGCTACgtgatttaacaaatattg atgTCTTTATGGTGTCAAGAGAAGTTGAAATATCATTAGCTAATCATGAAACAGCAAGATGTTTAGGATGGTGCCATGACAATAAATCAAAGCTAAGAAAATTAGGAAGTACAatggaatttaatttacgagTTCAAGAGTTTATTGAACTAGTACGCGCTGATCGTAGATTGGATGCTGTCAAACATGCGCGTAAATGTTTTGCTAATTATGACGAGTATCAATTACAAGAGATACAAAGTTGTATGGGACAACTGGCGTTTCCAGCAAATCCTTACCTTAGTCCTTACAAAGATTTGTTAGATGAAAAAAGGTGGGATCGACTTATTGAACAATTTCGTCATGAAAACTACAGATTGTTTCAATTAGCAAGTCAAAGTGTATTTACAGTTGCACTTCAAGCTGGTTTATCAGCATTGAAAACTCTTCAGTGTTATGGTGCTAATAAAGAATGCAAAAATCCAAGTTGCCCTGTTTGTAATGAAACACTAAATGAATTGGCGACACCTTTACCTTTTGCTCATTGCTCACAGTCGAGACTCGTATGCAGTATTAGTGGAGAGCCGCTTAATGAATACAACCAACCCATGATGATGCCCAATGGATACGTTTATGGTGAAAAG gCGCTTGAAAAAATGGCACAAGAAAATAACGGAGCAGTTATTTGCCCTAAAACCAAAGAAgtatttccatttaaaaaaattgaaaaaatttatgttatgtaa
- the LOC103570017 gene encoding C-terminal-binding protein isoform X1, which produces MDKRKMLTKRPRMDTMRGPIANGPIQTRPLVALLDGRDCSIEMPILKDVATVAFCDAQSTSEIHEKVLNEAVGALMWHTIILTKEDLEKFKTLRIIVRIGSGVDNIDVKAAGELGIAVCNVPGYGVEEVADTTLCLILNLYRRTYWLANMVREGKKFTGPEQVREAAQGCARIRGDTLGIVGLGRIGSAVALRAKAFGFIVMFYDPYLPDGIEKSLGLTRVYTLQDLLYQSDCVSLHCTLNEHNHHLINEFTIKQMRPGAFLVNTARGGLVDDDALAAALKQGRIRAAALDVHENEPYNVFQGQSNAQCPLKDAPNLLCTPHAAFYSDASCSELREMAASEIRRAIVGRIPDCLRNCVNKEYFHSSTGSYPEAINGGYYAGTLPIQQAHSTTPHDSAPPPPGSHSAVGVASSAGPNSSAGGGNAGPTGPAGPTVGGTGAGGPASAPPTAGLPGLPHSIVSEPDPRPSPPAPSPR; this is translated from the exons ATGGACAAACGGAAGATGTTGACGAAACGCCCTCGAATGGATACTATGAGGGGCCCAATTGCCAATGGGCCCATCCAAACTCGCCCGTTGGTTGCTCTACTTGACGGACGAGATTGTTCCATTGAGATGCCTATTTTAAAAGACGTTGCTACTGTCGCATTTTGTGATGCACAATCCACATCTGAGATACACGAAAAg GTACTAAATGAAGCTGTTGGAGCTTTGATGTGGCACACAATTATTTTGACAAAAGAAGATCTGgagaaatttaaaaccttAAGAATAATTGTGAGAATTGGATCTGGCGTTGACAATATTGATGTCAAAGCTGCTGGGGAATTGGGTATCGCGGTTTGTAATGTACCCGGTTATGGTGTTGAAGAAGTTGCCGATACGACACTTTGTCTTATTTTGAACCTATATCGACGTACGTACTGGCTGGCGAACATGGTCCGagagggaaaaaaatttactggtCCTGAAcag GTGCGAGAAGCAGCACAAGGATGCGCCAGGATACGAGGAGATACTCTCGGCATTGTAGGCTTAGGGAGAATTGGATCAGCAGTCGCCTTGCGCGCCAAAGCCTTTGGATTTATCGTCATGTTTTATGACCCATATCTTCCAGATGGTATTGAAAAATCGCTTGGACTTACTAGAGTTTATACACTACAAGATTTGCTTTATCAATCGGATTGTGTATCTCTACACTGTACCTTGAATGAACACAATCATCACTTAATTAACGAATTCACTATCAAACAG ATGAGACCTGGGGCATTTTTAGTAAACACAGCCCGAGGAGGTCTGGTTGATGATGATGCGTTGGCGGCTGCACTGAAACAGGGAAGAATTCGTGCGGCAGCCCTTGACGTTCATGAAAATGAACCGTACAATGTCTTTCAGGGTCAGTCCAATGCGCAAT gTCCGTTGAAGGATGCCCCCAATTTATTGTGTACACCACATGCGGCATTTTACAGTGATGCAAGCTGCTCGGAACTTCGTGAAATGGCTGCGAGTGAGATACGACGAGCTATCGTTGGACGTATTCCCGACTGCTTGAGAAACTGCGTGAATAAGGAATATTTCCACTCTTCCACCGG CAGCTACCCTGAGGCAATCAACGGTGGATACTATGCGGGAACATTACCAATTCAACAGGCACATTCGACGACGCCCCACGATTCAGCACCTCCACCACCTGGAAGTCATTCCGCCGTTGGCGTTGCTAGTAGTGCTGGTCCAAATTCTTCGGCGGGAGGTGGCAATGCCGGTCCTACCGGTCCCGCGGGTCCAACGGTAGGCGGTACCGGTGCCGGGGGTCCAGCATCAGCCCCACCTACTGCTGGATTACCTGGTCTACCACACAGCATAGTGAGCGAGCCTGACCCCCGGCCAAGTCCACCTGCTCCGAGTCCTCGTTGA
- the LOC103570017 gene encoding C-terminal-binding protein isoform X3, translating to MDKRKMLTKRPRMDTMRGPIANGPIQTRPLVALLDGRDCSIEMPILKDVATVAFCDAQSTSEIHEKVLNEAVGALMWHTIILTKEDLEKFKTLRIIVRIGSGVDNIDVKAAGELGIAVCNVPGYGVEEVADTTLCLILNLYRRTYWLANMVREGKKFTGPEQVREAAQGCARIRGDTLGIVGLGRIGSAVALRAKAFGFIVMFYDPYLPDGIEKSLGLTRVYTLQDLLYQSDCVSLHCTLNEHNHHLINEFTIKQMRPGAFLVNTARGGLVDDDALAAALKQGRIRAAALDVHENEPYNVFQGPLKDAPNLLCTPHAAFYSDASCSELREMAASEIRRAIVGRIPDCLRNCVNKEYFHSSTGSYPEAINGGYYAGTLPIQQAHSTTPHDSAPPPPGSHSAVGVASSAGPNSSAGGGNAGPTGPAGPTVGGTGAGGPASAPPTAGLPGLPHSIVSEPDPRPSPPAPSPR from the exons ATGGACAAACGGAAGATGTTGACGAAACGCCCTCGAATGGATACTATGAGGGGCCCAATTGCCAATGGGCCCATCCAAACTCGCCCGTTGGTTGCTCTACTTGACGGACGAGATTGTTCCATTGAGATGCCTATTTTAAAAGACGTTGCTACTGTCGCATTTTGTGATGCACAATCCACATCTGAGATACACGAAAAg GTACTAAATGAAGCTGTTGGAGCTTTGATGTGGCACACAATTATTTTGACAAAAGAAGATCTGgagaaatttaaaaccttAAGAATAATTGTGAGAATTGGATCTGGCGTTGACAATATTGATGTCAAAGCTGCTGGGGAATTGGGTATCGCGGTTTGTAATGTACCCGGTTATGGTGTTGAAGAAGTTGCCGATACGACACTTTGTCTTATTTTGAACCTATATCGACGTACGTACTGGCTGGCGAACATGGTCCGagagggaaaaaaatttactggtCCTGAAcag GTGCGAGAAGCAGCACAAGGATGCGCCAGGATACGAGGAGATACTCTCGGCATTGTAGGCTTAGGGAGAATTGGATCAGCAGTCGCCTTGCGCGCCAAAGCCTTTGGATTTATCGTCATGTTTTATGACCCATATCTTCCAGATGGTATTGAAAAATCGCTTGGACTTACTAGAGTTTATACACTACAAGATTTGCTTTATCAATCGGATTGTGTATCTCTACACTGTACCTTGAATGAACACAATCATCACTTAATTAACGAATTCACTATCAAACAG ATGAGACCTGGGGCATTTTTAGTAAACACAGCCCGAGGAGGTCTGGTTGATGATGATGCGTTGGCGGCTGCACTGAAACAGGGAAGAATTCGTGCGGCAGCCCTTGACGTTCATGAAAATGAACCGTACAATGTCTTTCAGG gTCCGTTGAAGGATGCCCCCAATTTATTGTGTACACCACATGCGGCATTTTACAGTGATGCAAGCTGCTCGGAACTTCGTGAAATGGCTGCGAGTGAGATACGACGAGCTATCGTTGGACGTATTCCCGACTGCTTGAGAAACTGCGTGAATAAGGAATATTTCCACTCTTCCACCGG CAGCTACCCTGAGGCAATCAACGGTGGATACTATGCGGGAACATTACCAATTCAACAGGCACATTCGACGACGCCCCACGATTCAGCACCTCCACCACCTGGAAGTCATTCCGCCGTTGGCGTTGCTAGTAGTGCTGGTCCAAATTCTTCGGCGGGAGGTGGCAATGCCGGTCCTACCGGTCCCGCGGGTCCAACGGTAGGCGGTACCGGTGCCGGGGGTCCAGCATCAGCCCCACCTACTGCTGGATTACCTGGTCTACCACACAGCATAGTGAGCGAGCCTGACCCCCGGCCAAGTCCACCTGCTCCGAGTCCTCGTTGA
- the LOC103570017 gene encoding C-terminal-binding protein isoform X2 — MDKRKMLTKRPRMDTMRGPIANGPIQTRPLVALLDGRDCSIEMPILKDVATVAFCDAQSTSEIHEKVLNEAVGALMWHTIILTKEDLEKFKTLRIIVRIGSGVDNIDVKAAGELGIAVCNVPGYGVEEVADTTLCLILNLYRRTYWLANMVREGKKFTGPEQVREAAQGCARIRGDTLGIVGLGRIGSAVALRAKAFGFIVMFYDPYLPDGIEKSLGLTRVYTLQDLLYQSDCVSLHCTLNEHNHHLINEFTIKQMRPGAFLVNTARGGLVDDDALAAALKQGRIRAAALDVHENEPYNVFQGQSNAQCPLKDAPNLLCTPHAAFYSDASCSELREMAASEIRRAIVGRIPDCLRNCVNKEYFHSSTGYPEAINGGYYAGTLPIQQAHSTTPHDSAPPPPGSHSAVGVASSAGPNSSAGGGNAGPTGPAGPTVGGTGAGGPASAPPTAGLPGLPHSIVSEPDPRPSPPAPSPR; from the exons ATGGACAAACGGAAGATGTTGACGAAACGCCCTCGAATGGATACTATGAGGGGCCCAATTGCCAATGGGCCCATCCAAACTCGCCCGTTGGTTGCTCTACTTGACGGACGAGATTGTTCCATTGAGATGCCTATTTTAAAAGACGTTGCTACTGTCGCATTTTGTGATGCACAATCCACATCTGAGATACACGAAAAg GTACTAAATGAAGCTGTTGGAGCTTTGATGTGGCACACAATTATTTTGACAAAAGAAGATCTGgagaaatttaaaaccttAAGAATAATTGTGAGAATTGGATCTGGCGTTGACAATATTGATGTCAAAGCTGCTGGGGAATTGGGTATCGCGGTTTGTAATGTACCCGGTTATGGTGTTGAAGAAGTTGCCGATACGACACTTTGTCTTATTTTGAACCTATATCGACGTACGTACTGGCTGGCGAACATGGTCCGagagggaaaaaaatttactggtCCTGAAcag GTGCGAGAAGCAGCACAAGGATGCGCCAGGATACGAGGAGATACTCTCGGCATTGTAGGCTTAGGGAGAATTGGATCAGCAGTCGCCTTGCGCGCCAAAGCCTTTGGATTTATCGTCATGTTTTATGACCCATATCTTCCAGATGGTATTGAAAAATCGCTTGGACTTACTAGAGTTTATACACTACAAGATTTGCTTTATCAATCGGATTGTGTATCTCTACACTGTACCTTGAATGAACACAATCATCACTTAATTAACGAATTCACTATCAAACAG ATGAGACCTGGGGCATTTTTAGTAAACACAGCCCGAGGAGGTCTGGTTGATGATGATGCGTTGGCGGCTGCACTGAAACAGGGAAGAATTCGTGCGGCAGCCCTTGACGTTCATGAAAATGAACCGTACAATGTCTTTCAGGGTCAGTCCAATGCGCAAT gTCCGTTGAAGGATGCCCCCAATTTATTGTGTACACCACATGCGGCATTTTACAGTGATGCAAGCTGCTCGGAACTTCGTGAAATGGCTGCGAGTGAGATACGACGAGCTATCGTTGGACGTATTCCCGACTGCTTGAGAAACTGCGTGAATAAGGAATATTTCCACTCTTCCACCGG CTACCCTGAGGCAATCAACGGTGGATACTATGCGGGAACATTACCAATTCAACAGGCACATTCGACGACGCCCCACGATTCAGCACCTCCACCACCTGGAAGTCATTCCGCCGTTGGCGTTGCTAGTAGTGCTGGTCCAAATTCTTCGGCGGGAGGTGGCAATGCCGGTCCTACCGGTCCCGCGGGTCCAACGGTAGGCGGTACCGGTGCCGGGGGTCCAGCATCAGCCCCACCTACTGCTGGATTACCTGGTCTACCACACAGCATAGTGAGCGAGCCTGACCCCCGGCCAAGTCCACCTGCTCCGAGTCCTCGTTGA
- the LOC103570015 gene encoding protein glass-like, with translation MEFLQNHHSANSSEPSYTLGTGSVGIEANIPSGLCANSLGVLGSEDTLTEDHHHHHHHEDATAAAIALGTLQELQASPSDDINDQTHHIQNSAQAQVVGEFGANFWVDDMAGFPLPPLDLDPLPPGLFSPCSATYNWGYTRSDCVPRSGNPNGEGVADVLLSLKHAVVHPGSPTSGYYSPPNTSHHYSQDYGQNLAPPPVPPSHYATGPAMSVNVSMNMTMNMNMHPGYEQSYASAWGVEPLLSPAPQYNPVPEPQTRVNQVPANGIIGSHTPHSHPHARLQPTNEHALCVASGAVSNSSDDNGRPNLCRICGKTYARPSTLKTHLRTHSGEKPFRCHACSKAFSQAANLTAHARTHSGEKPFRCPVCDRRFSQSSSVTTHMRTHSGERPYRCRFCKKAFSDSSTLTKHLRIHSGEKPYQCKLCLLRFSQSGNLNRHMRVHGGSLT, from the exons ATGGAGTTTCTGCAAAACCACCATTCAGCAAACAGCTCGGAACCGAGTTATACACTTGGTACAG GATCGGTTGGAATCGAGGCGAATATTCCGAGTGGTCTTTGTGCCAATTCCTTGGGTGTTCTCGGTAGTGAGGATACTTTGACTGaagatcatcatcatcatcatcatcatgaaGACGCGACTGCCGCGGCTATTGCACTAGGAACTCTGCAGGAGCTACAAGCTAGCCCGAGTGACGACATAAACGACCAGACGCATCACATACAAAATTCCGCCCAAGCTCAGGTTGTCGGGGAGTTTGGTGCTAATTTTTGGGTCGACGACATGGCTGGTTTTCCTTTGCCGCCTCTCGACTTAGATCCTTTACCCCCGGGATTATTCAGTCCCTGCTCGGCAACTTACAA CTGGGGATATACGAGATCAGATTGCGTACCGAGGTCGGGGAATCCCAATGGCGAAGGTGTTGCGGATGTTCTTCTTTCTTTGAAGCATGCTGTTGTACATCCCGGAAGTCCCACTAGTGGATACTACAGCCCGCCTAATACAAGTCATCATTATTCGCAAGATTACGGACAAAATTTAGCACCACCTCCAGTTCCTCCGAGTCATTACGCTACCGGGCCTGCTATGTCTGTTAATGTTTCGATGAACATGACCATGAATATGAACATGCATCCtgg GTATGAGCAGAGTTATGCATCCGCGTGGGGCGTGGAGCCGCTGCTGAGTCCCGCCCCTCAATATAACCCCGTGCCTGAGCCGCAGACTAGGGTGAACCAAGTACCAGCCAATGGAATCATTGGATCACACACCCCTCATTCTCACCCCCATGCGCGACTGCAACCGACAAACGAGCACGCGCTCTGCGTTGCCTCGGGAGCTGTATCCAATTCCAGCGATGACAATGGCAGACCAAATTTATGTAGAATTTGTGGTAAAACTTATGCGCGACCTAGTACTTTGAAGACACACCTGAGAACTCATTCCGGGGAAAAACCATTTCg ATGTCATGCCTGTTCGAAAGCATTCAGTCAAGCGGCAAATTTAACAGCACATGCCAGAACCCACTCTGGAGAAAAACCATTTCGTTGTCCAGTTTGTGATAGAAGATTTTCCCAAAGTAGTTCAGTTACGACGCACATGAGAACTCATTCTGGTGAACGTCCTTACCG gtgTAGATTTTGTAAGAAGGCGTTCTCGGATAGCTCGACATTGACGAAACATCTGAGAATTCATTCCGGGGAGAAGCCGTATCAGTGTAAATTGTGCTTACTAAGGTTCAGCCAGAGTGGAAATCTCAATAGGCATATGAGGGTCCACGGTGGCTCTTTAACGTGA